ACTATTTCTGatcattttctgccattttcatgCTTGGCTAACATACTGAAGTGAAgtgcagtaaaatgttttgtgctgtCCTTTTAAGATAAATTGAACTTAGTTTTGGCCACACGGTTTATAGGAGAGGGCCTTTTTTAGTCATTTATACTTTTTGGCCACAGTTTATAGGAGCGGGCCTTTTTTAGTCACTTATACTGTAACTCATAAATTATGATACTTTGCCAATGACACATTTGGCAGTGTGTCTAAACTGATCTTAACTACTATTGTAAAGATACAGTATGGATTATAAATGAAACCTACTATCTCCATGTCATCCATAGCCAGGTCACTGTACTTGAAAGCGTAAAGAATTTTCTGTAATGTGAAATCCTACCCCTAGAAAAGCAcctgtaatttaattaattaattacagaaaaGTAAATAGTCAATGTAATAACACATTGACTGAAACTGTCAACATCATAGGCTTTTATTGCTCCATAAATGGTCATCTACATATGAACTGTGAGGTCATGACAGCACACTTTCAGAATGGAAATTAATGTGTGAAGCATTTCAAAGTCAATGAAAGTAGGGAATCCATGGAGAGGCATCTACAGAATCCATTCAGAGAATCTATTTTAGCAGCTTATCAACTCAGCAGAATTAGCAGAGTttgactgagaaaaaaataaaaaacttgaAATGGCAGTGTGGAATGTCTGTTGGAGATAAGCTTTGCTGTAGCTTGTGTTCCCTGTATGAAAGGACTAAACTTTCTCAATTAGTGGCTTCTATCCTGTAATCATGAAATAATTCAATTACAACACAGAGGGTAGACGGCTTCAGAGCTCAGCCCTTTTCATGTTCTACTGTGAGAGCCCAACAACAAAGTCTACTCCCAGGCTGTAGCCTTCTAGCACAGCAAAACACCACAGACATTATAGTGGTTCAGAACACGGGCAATCCAGCAAAACAGAGTTGCTTATAAATTGTGTGCCGCTCATAATGTTTCTATTTGAATATTGGCTCCAGTTTGTGATGGAACTGGAATTTGCATTGAGCAagttcatattttttcacaaataatggattttattccaaaaaacatgtttttattcaacTCCCTGTAACAAACTATGTGTAAATGTGATCCACCTGTTttcttgatgaaaaaaatatctgtgaatgtgtgaactATTTTAATTagacgtgattttttttttatggagaaaaaaaatatacgtaaaaaatatatgtgtagCTTTTTAAATCAGTGGTATTAATACATATGGAGGAAATTGTGTTTGGTATTTTAAACTTTGTGCAGAACCACAATTATTGATTTAACAGCTattcacataaaatataaaatgttgaaaagtaTGGAATTGTgtgatttcagattttcagtttgGCATCATTGATGATGACtttgagaaaaaagaaatggttggTATACTTATACTACAGAACACTTTGTTACTGATCTTTTTTATACTCTTTTCACTTGGCTTCATTAGCCCACAGAACAGTGAGACATGGTAAGtaatacacatatacaccctTGTACATGTGTATACTCCCTCCCCACCCAgtgaattttgacattttagtGTGGGTTGTGATTTATCAGTAATATCGATCAAGGGCACCAGATTGAGGCATGGAATGACTTTATTTTCCTGTGTAGAATGAATGTGTCAGACACAGAGCGGGCAGCAATGCataactcactctctctctctttctcattcacCTAATGCCTCACTATTGTCCCACATGGTCCTCAATGTTGTGTGTCCCCATCCTTTTTGCTGCGGTAGTCACCTAGCCCTATTTTTAAACCTGCCACCAAGTTTTGCGCTTCATCATATCCCTGGCACCACTCCTCCTCCGTCCTGCTGCAGCACGATGGACAGGCGTTCTGCGGGGTGAAACAGCGCCCCCCACTGGTGCCGTGTCTCATTGCTCCACTGCAGTCCTCAGCTACTGGTCACTGATGCATCAAGGACACAAACTGAAGCCAGCACCGGCACAATCCGATCACGATTACAGATTAAAATATCTCGGTGTGCAGAAGGCATGGTGAACTACTGTTACCCTGACATTCTTCAGTCTCTCCCTAAAGAGCATTGGCTGCACAATGTGACACCCTGATTCCCCAGGCACCGCTCCGCTCTGCAGTGAAATCAAGGCTGTTGATTGTACTCTGACTGCCGTGTGCTGgtgttttctctttccctgcAGAGAGCGCACGGATGAACAGTATTCTTACCTCGCAGACAGAACCCTACGACCTATCTTTCTCCCGCTCCTTCCAGAGCCTCTCCCATCTGCCCCCATCCTACGAGTCAGCAGTCAAGTCTGACTTAAGTAAATACTCCTCTCTCAAGAGATTAAGTAGGTGAACCTTCATTACATTGCCCATGCTGTATGCTAACTGCTGTCTGGACgaccagcacacagagaaaaggtTAATACTGTGTTTTACATTGCATTCTGCACTGCCTCAATTGGCAAGTGCAGTGATGCAATGGTATAACTGTGAGTCCAATGGACATTGAACATCCTTTGAGTTAGTTGACAGGGTAATGCAGTGGGGGAACAGATCATATGAGAtccttattttaatattatctgAAATCAGTATGATTTTGTGCTTCCAAAGTGGGCTTAGCTACGGATTCAACCCCCATCTCAATATATTTCCCCCACGACTGACTTGAAGTGGCATTCAATTTGCCGTTGTCTGTGTTCATGTCTATGAAGGACATCTATAAAGATATATCACCATCTGAACATTCCAGCATCCAGAGCTGAATTAGTATAAATGACTCATGTAAATTTTTGTTGTCTGGGTAAGTGCACAGTCAGTTTTTAAGTATATGAAGTCATGTTTTGGCATGaataaacagtgttttttaagCCTGTTCCCAGTGATACCATAATCTATTTTCGATGGCAACGACTGgacttgttttgaaatgttcagatatctactgtatgtgctgtgttgtcaaggttttttttttaaaaaaaaaaaactaaagcatGATTAAAACTTAGTTCAACATTCTAAATTTAAGGGGGCAATTCAATCCAATTTGGatatttattattgtgttgTACAAGAGGTAGGAGTGAAATTATTTCTATGATTAACAAATGGGGACTGCAATGACAaaaagcattgatttttttgtagtaAAGGCAAAGCTAGAACTGCATATAGTTGGGTTTAATTGCACCCTTTACTCTCACAAAGCAAAGCAGGGAATGTGATAACTACCTGCGTGTCAATAAATTCATCTCTCCAAATATACACTGGCATAAATGTTTCAACATAGGTATATTTAGTAAAACAGTGTTAAAGACATCAAGACTGTGTCTTTGACAAAAGTTCTTGGCTGCAGTACTAATACTGTGTTCTAAACAAGCCTCATTATGCATTCTGTTTAGGTACATTCACATTTCCTGTATCCTGCTTTGTGAGATGTGaataacatttgtatttgttttcatccagggatttttttcttgcttttgaaaattaaaaaaaaggggaTCGCCATAAAATGGTAACTTTGTTTCATGTCTGCTCAAAATAGATACAGTAGCTCTGGACTGACGTGGtggaatatgaatgaatgcaggGTCATTCATCCACTGCACCCTTCATGGTGACGTTTCGTCATGTTTTTCGTTCTATAGAACCATATGAGTCATTAATATTCTTCAACAGCGTCCTCTGTGGGAAGGGATTTCACTTTACCTCGGGGAGGAGCAGCATGGTGATGAGAGCTGAAATGTTCACACAGCCTCTATTTTATTGCATACTTAGTACAAAATCAGGCTTGTCTTGCTCAGTGAATTAATGCGATTTATGTAGGAATCTGCTGTGTAATATAGTTTCAACTCGAGAGATTCCAGAGTGAAAAACACAAGCGCTGTATTTGCTGAGGGCGAGCTGAAAGCAAGCCGCCGCTGGCCACAGACTGTGATGAAGGCCCAGAATCGGCAGCTCCTCACATCATctcccacctccaccctccGCACTGACCAGCCAACACGTGTCCAGCTGGGGAGGGACTGACTATTTCTGGCACCGGATACTCGTAAAGTCTCCTTAGGCTCCATCGTCAAAACAGCCCAGAATTGCTTCTAAAGCGAATCATTTGTTGTCGCAAATAGCCAAGGGGCTTAGCCGCTTCTTCTTCAACTCCAGTTGTGTTTTGGCTCCTTTGATAGATCCGGTTGGATTGTGctggggggagaaaaaagcagCTTAAATTTCATTCAAAGATGGTACCGAATGTCTTTCTCTTTGAGAAAACCCAAGAGACAAGCACTTTGATGTATAGATTACAGATTTAATTAGTGAGATTTAGTCATCATATCTATcaagatatatatttatatatgtactatatatacCTTTTGAGCtatgatataaaaataaattaatcagtTTGGTAGTAGGTAGTGAGAAATGATGTATTGCTGTGCTCTCGTCATACCCATCTTCTGCTCTTCCTTAACttaaatttaacaatttaacctgaacagtacagtatgtgtgtattccCATGTGATTCTGTagcatatattaaatattggatattaagGTAACCATGGCTCCATTAATGAGACTGAGAAAGAATTATGCTTTATTCATGCTTCTTTTGCCTGTAATCACCATAAAACGGATTAGAATAATATCCTGAACAACAGTATGTGTGTTAATCCTCATgctaaaaaaagcaaaataatattttgtgacatttcataTCATAACCAGCCTTATCTAAATCCCCTTTAAAGACCACATTATAACAGATACTTCACAagaatggctgtgtgtgattaCTACTCTGACTGGAATGTATTGAGTGTTGGGATCAATGCTTGACAAAGATGGATATACTGTGCAGTTGATGTTGTAATGTTGAGTGGAGGACTTTACTGAGTTATTTAAAAGTACCAGGTCTATGCTCTTGTAGATTTCTATGAACATCTGCCATTTATCTGtgatcaagattttttttttaaatgggagGTTGCAGGTTACATTATACTTTGCAATAGTGTAGTGAAACAGGGTTAACATGCAGTGAATACACTCAACTAAATATAATACATGGATTTAAAACACCCCAGTAAGTTTAAAGCATGAATTTAAAGAATcccaaatatgaaaaaataaatatgattaaatatgatTATTAAACAGAGTGGCCAAAATACTAGTAAAATGCTACATGTGCATGAATAATTTTTGTGCAGCACTACACAATCAGTATTACATCTATCATCCATGTAATACTGTGGTTCCAGAATAAAACTGCAGAGATACTAGAAAACATATTGTATTCTGATCGAAAAGTCCTATGAAAGGATTTCATAAAAGCCAGACAAATCTTTCTACAGCTATAAACACATCTAGGAGGACTGTCAGTCAATAACCTCCTAACTAACCATCACCTCCTGGAAAATAATTATGATCAAACAAATGAAGTGTTTGTTGTGCTGGTGTGTGAAAAATCAGCACATTATCTGTGAAAACACCTTAGACAGACTTCAGCTGCAGCACTGTAAAATGCTTTCTGCTGTCTCCCTTGTCAGTCAGTCAAACACTGACTGATGAAAGAGTGTTTTTCACCAAAGTTTCTATTGCAGAGTATTCTCAATGCATTTCCTTTCTGAAATACTAAATAAGTTACTGGtataaacatttcaatttgaaGATGGCAGTCAGCCACAGCCATTTAAGGGTTTGATGTGCTTGCCTGCATGGCCTGCATTCACCGAAGGAGCTGAAGTGCAGCTCACGCAggtgtgtaattacattacCATCGCATCACGAATGCGCTGGCACCCCGAGTGTCACATAGACCAAACTGCTGGCTGCTGTGAGCAGCCACACAGCCGCTCTTGACTGAGCTGTTGAGCACCAGTTCCCTGATAGTCTCTTCACATCTCCAGCTCCATCACAGTGCTAGCATGTGTAATTTATGCGCTCTTTGCGCCACATAAGGCCACACGCCATGAGCTCATTAGCTGGTAGAACAGGTTTTATAACATCTACACAGTTATGTACAACGTAAATAGTATGTCGACTGAAACACTCAGCGTGAACATTCTTGtatcttaacatttttttcttaaagtaTGATTTGTTAGTGGCGGTTCATTTCACATGTTATGTTAAAGCAGAGGTTTTGTTGTAATGTACATAATTGATGTCCCCTTATCTCCAGATACTTTTAACTTCTATGCTTCAGAATGGAAATTGTGTTGCATAACGAGTATACTTATAATTGTTAGCACAGTTTAGATCCCATGTAATGTCTCTGAACCAGCTCTTCCTGTCCCTCCCCTCAGCCGATAAGGAAGTAGATGAGTACTACACGCGGAAGCGGCACCTGCCTGACTTGGCGGCGCGGGGCACGCTCCCCTTGCACGTGATCAAGATGAcacaggagcagcagggcaCGCAGCAACGACAACGGCCACGCCGTGTGCAGAGGGCCATGTCCCAGGACCGGGTGCTGTCCCCAGAAAGGGGTCCCGCGCACGACTACGGTGTGTCCTCCTACGGCATGTCCTCCTATGGGGGGCGCATCCTCTCCGATGAGCAGCTGCTGTCAGCCGAGCGTCTCCTCTCCCAGGAGCGCCTCCACTCGCAGGAGCGCCTCCTCTCCCAGGACCGCCTCCACTCCCAGGACCGTCTTCTCTCCCAGGACCGCCTCCACTCCCAGGACCGCCTTCTCTCCCAGGACCCCCTCCTGTCCCCAGACAAGATGATGTCGTTGAAACGCTCTGGCTTCCGTGACAAGTCCATGTCCAGGGCCCTGTCCCACACAGACGTGTTTGTGCCGACCACGCCCATCATGGACCGGTATAAGATGACAAAAATGCACTCTCATCCCAGTGCCTCAAACAATGCGCACAACACTTTAACTATGAACCAAACGGCCTCCAAGCGGCAGGCGTTCGCAGCACGACGGACCCACACTGTGGAGCAGCTGCACTACATCCCAGGACACCATCACCACTACCGCACAGCGAGCAAGACCGAGGTAACTGTTTAACCAGGAAGCAGAAGGCTTTCAGTATTAACCAACAGCAGCAAAGGCAGCAGAAAGCAGCAACTACAATACCAACAACTACAGGAGCTTAGTAGAGATCAGAACAATCCCAGCAACGACACATTGGCCACGATAGGGtgaaacacttttaaactaACCAACAAAATTGGCATTTGTTTTCAGCACCAGCTTTCCAATTTATCCTGTGTTTGGATCCAGAAAATCATATATGTATAAGTGATTATACATATATGGATGTAGATGGATAAAGTATGTAAAAGGCTAAGCTAACAGTTTCTCTCAAAGAGAGTTGTACTTTAGTGTAACTTTTAAGGGCTTTGCACGTTGGCACATATGGAGGGATATCTCAGTTGTTAACAGTGTGAAAGAGGAACATACAGCAGAATATGGAAATTGGAGTGAAACTGTAATAactttataaatatatacatacatatatatatatctactATTTGTACTTCCAGTCCTAGTTATAGCTTTAGAGATTCTTGAACTAAACTGGTGTTAGCACTTCTATCGGTGCCTCTCAAAAATGTTCCATTTCAATAATGAAGTGGCTTTGTGGGTTAAAAAGCACAATCAATTcagaaattcattttctgtttatttttaaattttggtaATGGCTAGCACGTATCAGCTTATTGTTAAAACAATGGCAATTTCTTTGCGTAGATGATTGTAAATAGGCTATACTAGCAGCAGTAAATGGGAGACTCTGTACTGGTAGGCTTTTGTACTAAACTAAACTATTTATGTTGTGGAGTTACAGATATTGACCACAATTTCAGATTAGACAACCCACTGAACAAGTATGTGACTTAACAAATGAGTacaataatgtatgtgtgttagtaAATGTTTGTAGAATGAGAAGTTGAATGAATGTGGTTGACCGACAATATACCACTGTTGATATCCGGCTTTAGACTGTGTCCCAGTGATTCACAAAACAGGTAACCATACTAGGCTTGTTGCAGTAGCTTCAAATAATACATCATTACTTCCTCAGTATAGCATCCTCTTGTATGTCCTATATTTGTGCTTGGCCAGGAAAAGCTGCTTTTTTACATATCAATAACTCTGTGTTGTATATAAAATACTGCATATGTCAAAATGGAATAATTATTGTTGTGTAATGGTTAAATTGTTACAGATGTCTTGACGTAACTGAAACAATCAACTGAGAAAATGTAATTCTAATGCTAGGCGAGAAAGGATTAAAACTGTGAATTGTTTGTCCAgatgttttaattaaagcaatGCCTTATACCATAAAATCCCAAACAATTAATACACTCAATACATTCTAATCATGCTTAGGTTATCTTTAGATcatctttctcatttttaacGGAAACTGGCCTTgtattctcattttattttccaatgtTTTCAATGATGGTTAAGAGTACCAGCAATAGATAGATAACACAAATGATATATACCTCAGATTTTGGGAAAGAGGTTTTTTCAAACAAAGCTATAGTATTTAATCAGATTGGGAAaagctgctgtgctgttttattttatttgttatatttagaCTGGATTCACTTTCTGATAGATTGGCTTCAAGAATGAATTATTAGAACTATCCACATAATTATTAATGCAGACTAGAGAGACAACAGTATGTTCTGAGTTTTGGCCAAGggatcttttctttttcttttttttgtgaagtcTGTTCCCCACAGAGGCCCAAAGATTGTACTAAACTAGCAGATGACTTTTATATTCTGTTAAATCTGAAGGTAGAAGCCAATGTTATAAATAACTGAGCTAAACATAATCCTGATCCATACTGTATGAATTTTGATTTTAGAGTTcagtttataaatatttttggcaAAATCCTTTTGTCCTTGTCCAGCATTACCCTGTTGGTTAATGCCGATGACAAACTGAGCCTTCTCACTGCAGTCAACAGCTTCATGCATTGCTCATTGTTGTGTAGGAGGGACTTTGCCAGTTTTGTGTTGTGTAGAGTGCCACctcatgaaatgtaaaataccaaactgatgacattttttttaatcacccaGTTTTAAAGCTGAGGGAACTGGAAGAGACTTtactccaaaacaaaaacattaaatgtcaaataaagGGCTTATGTAATCTTACTAATAAAAGAGCCACCATCAATATTAAtactaacattacattattataccTACAGTATTATGCATACCTGCTTCCTTCTcagataatttatttacattaccaAGAAAATCAGCAGAGAAAGAGGGTTCAACAGAAGTAAGTCTTCCTCAGCTCCTCTGACAGGACTCACACTTGCTGTTGAGATACCAATAATACTGCTTAGCTGTGTAATCactgtggaaatgaatgacaCTCAAAGTACATAATTAAAAGTGTACGGTAAGCTTTGAAGGAAGTTTAGTTCTGTGGAACTCTCTCAAGGTTTCTCATTTTTCTATTGTATGGAGTCATGTCTTTAGAGCACAATTCTTATATAGGGGGAAGCGGTACTTGTATAAAATGCAGGAGTAGATTATCAGTTGTTGTAAGATGCTactgacaacaaaaaagatTGCATAAGCCGTTGAATATAGCATTCCAGTGTGCTACAGAAAGTACAGTGGGGCTATCTGCGATCTTGATGAGAAGTCTGCAACGGGGCTATATGTCCAGCATGGCTGTGTTTGATAGACACCATACTTTAATGGCCATAAACTTCACTCAATCCATGAACAGTTGTGTCTGATCACACATTGGGCCTCAAATCATGTTCTACCTTGCAATGACATCAAATTGATCTCATCAAAACTGAATCACTGATTGGGTTTATTGTCTTTATGGGTGCTTTCTTGTCTATCAGCTGGAACATTCCTATGTTGTCTATTGCAGTGATGGGATTGTTGAGCACTCGGTGTCACTGGGCTTTCAGAAATTCTcagaaagacatacacacacggtGGGAGATCTCGCGCTGCATGTTCCGAGACAATTATTGCCAACAAGGACTTACGAGTTGCATTTCACGAGCAAGAGAGAGGATGCCATTTTTTAGAATTTAAATTACTATCAATCACATCTTGATTACATGATTGACTACCTTTaatataaatatcatttttaacgggaaaaaaaaaacattttgtgtctCCTGTTTCTGGGATCATACGTCGCTGTGTATCCTGCTGGgtcaacattttatttccatgcCGTTTTGAAATTATTTGCTTTGTGGTAGCTGATTACCTTCAATTATTACATAATTAGAAATTTTGTAGTAAGTACTCACTGGCTGAAAAagatacatatataaatatatatctatatattacTGTAACACTTTATTCTTGGGACAGTAATTCCTTAAACGGGTACGGtggtatttttgtgtttagATCCATTTATGGATATAATGTTTATGTTAGTATTAATGACAGAGTACCTTTGTATCTGTGCACAAACTATGGGTTACTCATTGAATAAGCTTCTAAACAAGCAGTATTTGACTGTTTCTCTGTACTTTTCTTGTTGTTCAAATTTACTTATGAAGCAcattctgtatgtactgtatacaaCTATAATCAGATTAGTAAGTAAAGTTAGAGTCCAACaaacttttttccacttttcccatttataattattt
This genomic stretch from Megalops cyprinoides isolate fMegCyp1 chromosome 1, fMegCyp1.pri, whole genome shotgun sequence harbors:
- the LOC118771829 gene encoding protein shisa-6 isoform X5; this translates as MGIQHILLLLIYLDQLNVLCAATGKKVKIAPKRPQKAKEVNSTAVPTAATRRITQVQPPATGTHETCLGYYDVSGQFDKEFECNNTDHRYCCGSCFLRFCCQFKGNRLDQKTCTNYNTPDWVKTQPPSPVPTGDIYDPNLDQTNTTVYITCGVIAFIIVLGVSAKVAYDKATRPPQEMNVHRALADILRQQGPIPISQYERENIAAMDGSPKENTPVRTSSKNHYTPVHTSKSNHGGHYTKENVRSGGHDLHNFISSGFVTLGRGHLKESARMNSILTSQTEPYDLSFSRSFQSLSHLPPSYESAVKSDLSKYSSLKRLTDKEVDEYYTRKRHLPDLAARGTLPLHVIKMTQEQQGTQQRQRPRRVQRAMSQDRVLSPERGPAHDYGVSSYGMSSYGGRILSDEQLLSAERLLSQERLHSQERLLSQDRLHSQDRLLSQDRLHSQDRLLSQDPLLSPDKMMSLKRSGFRDKSMSRALSHTDVFVPTTPIMDRYKMTKMHSHPSASNNAHNTLTMNQTASKRQAFAARRTHTVEQLHYIPGHHHHYRTASKTEVTV